From Dermacentor albipictus isolate Rhodes 1998 colony chromosome 8, USDA_Dalb.pri_finalv2, whole genome shotgun sequence:
ACCATAATCGCCACAACTAACTGCATATGCTCCGTCATATTTATAATTTTCAATGGCCTGACTATGACTGGTCAACATACCAATAGCACAGGTCACTGCCACGTGCACGCACAATGCTGTCAACCTCCATtgttaaagaagcactgacaTATTTTCCAAGTTTTAGATACTCTGCCACAAGTTTCTCACATGTAGAACTTAGCATACACAGCCAATATGAAGATTGTAAAATGCTTATAAAATAGtattttatcatcatcattagcctattttatgtccactgcaggacaaaggcctctccctgcgatctccagttacccctgtcctgtgccagctGATTTCAGCTTTTATATTTATATTTCTATTTTATGTTTGATACTAAAGCTGCCCTCAAAATGCCACGCCTGCGGTGACGTCATGATAAAGAAAAATTTGCACACTTCAtaggcaatcaatcaatcagccaaAACTTTTTATAAGGCTTACAGCATTTGCTCCTtcacataacacacacacacacacacacacacaaaccaagTTGAATATGCAATGTCAGTGCTTCTTTAATAACAGTCAATGCTGTTAAAATGGAGATACCTAACCACCACCAACACTTGGTTTAATACAAGTAATCACATCTGTCAAGGAAACGGTTGCAAACTTCCTTGGCCAATGGTGTTGAATAAGTAAATACTATAACATTAAATATGTTTTCTAACCATTTACTAATGAGCTAAATTTGCTGATTTCAAAAAGCACAATTTATAATGCAGTGGCTACAAGGATAAAAATAGGTAGCATAAGCATAAACTCAAATACAACAATTCCTAAGCTACCCcaatgtgttgttttgttttcggGTTCACCTGCATTTGTAACAGGGACCTAATTCAGACTGCACAATGTGCATTTGGGACTACTCCATGCATAGAAAGCCAGATATGGAGCATGTACACATGTGATCAGCAATTTCATGTTGGAATTTCAATGGGTGCTGATGATACAAATACAAGATGTTTGTGAACCATCTGATCTCATGCTTTAGCAACAGCACTAAAGGTTTGAGGCACTGACATTGCTCAAGTAATGTCAATGGCGCAATTGTTTCACCGCAATGTCACGCACAGTAAGGTAACCCTACAGTCGAACTCCTATATTCCTGCAAATATGCGCACACTTCAAACTGTGCTGTAACATTTTTCACAAATGAATGGCTTGGACAGCGAACATGGACACTAATTGCATGTGAAGGATAAAAAATTGACAGAGAAATTAAAACTGAGCACACACAATTCAATCTCATAATCAGCTGCATTACCTGCACAGACTACCTTgtcaggcattttttttttttttcgcaatcaaGGAGACAGTTGCAAGCTGAAAGCAGGCGCAGAACAACAGTCCGGCATGATGTCCATCGTCCTGCCACTTATGTGTTATCACCTACAAGGGTTCCTTGTCAAGGGTCTTTTGGATAGAGGCGCGAAGGTTTTCTTGGAGGAACTTTTTCAGATTTTTGCGGTTGATCATTGTGCCCAAGTTTCCTATTTGCGAAGCCACCCAGCTCACCACGGGGACACTGGGAACCTTGACCCAGATCTGACTGAGTTCAGTGACCTTGAGCGACTTGATGGAAGCCTTTGCATTAGGAGAGTCAAGGGGCGCCTGAAGAAAGATGTCTACAGTGGCACGATCAGCATGTGCAATGAACTGCCCAGTGACGCCAGGAATCGGTGTGAAGTTCCACCTGAATGTATATGAAAAGAAGTGCTTCACCAGAAAGCCCAGCATACATAGATATCTAAATGACAAGCACTTTAACTGCATGCAGCAATGGCAACTGCCCAACTTTGTGTCCTTTTTATAGACAGTATCTATTTCCTGTGAATGGTTAGAAAGAGACAAGCTGCACTTGCGTGACAATTTgtatttgctgctgctgctgaaaatGAATAATTGTAAGCATTTTCTCATTATTTCACATCGACGAATAATTTGTGTGGGAATCCACCATAATGGAAGAAGTTGCTGCACATATCAAAGTAGCACAGAGCTACAATGGAATCCCACACAGGTGCCATCGATTTTATGATTTATTAGCTCACTTGGTAAACCTAATAGAAAAGCAAAGGCGGTGTTGTCGGGCTGTGCGCACTTTAACAATGCAAGCTCACACTAGTTTTCCTGTTGAAAGAGCTGTGAACACTGTTCTTTGACATCAGATGTTGGACAGTGTGCTTTGACATCACGCACAACACATGCACAAAGCTGTCAGCACCTGTTAAAGGAATAAACAGAAATGACTTTCTGACACTTGCAGAACACTACACTTGAGCTTACCCCAATATATTTAAACACAAGTTACACACACACATAAGTTATGCACACACAAGTTATACACTCCCACAGTTATAGATAACTATGCAGACTGCAAAATAAACCGCTGAAAGACCAGCATCACACCCAAAgccataggcatgcgcacatgaCAGTACCCACAAGGTGGAGTACTTAAACGGTGCAGAAAAACCCAAAGTCTAGCAATTGCTGTCTAATGTGCTGTGCACTGTTATGATATGGGTTAATGTGCTCAGAGCCACAATGCATCAGAGAGCCGTGAAGACACTGGGTTTTCCTGGGGCATTCAAGTGCTCAAGCTTAGATGACTTGGATTCCTTGGAAGGAATCTGCAGGATATTAACAGTCGCTGACACTAGACCTCACCTGTATCGGACATGTGGTTGCACCAAACCAATGAGCATGGTGAGGTTGGCATAGCCATTTCCACAAACCAACTGTGGTGGATGCCGCAGTTCAAAGTTGCTCAGCCCCCACAGCACGCCGTCATGCAGCCGAAGGGGAGCAATGTCAGCGGGCAATGCGAATGGCTCCTCGTCCCGCAGCCTGCTACGAATCCGGTCCACAAGCCGATCAAGTCGAGCATGCTGGTCAATGTTGTTGTCGCAGAGGGGGGCAATTTCATGCTTCACGCGGTGGCGAGTTGCAAGGGCTGTCACACCTGACCAAGAGAGGACCACCAGCACAGGCAGAAGTAAGTGCAACTGACTTTACACAACACATTGGCTCAAAAGAAAAACCACACGCATGAACCACATTCAAAAAGTTCAATGGTCTAATGATTGTCATAGTAAAGTGTTTTCAGTGGTAAACCATTTTAGCTAGGAGGAGGAAATGCACCTCAAGTAAGGCAACTGCAGCATATTTCATTGCAGTTTGCCTTTAATGTGCAAGAAGCTGAGCCAAGGCTGGTCGCAGTGGTGGGATAAACAAGACTGCTCAGTCAATGTGCTGTATGGGCCATTTATGAAATCCCATTGTTCTAGGAGTGCGTGTATGTAGGGAAAATAGGATGCTGTTGCCTCAGTGACCACCTCTGTAATGATGATTAATGGGGTTTTATGGCACAAGGACCAGGGAAGGCCAATGAGCACCAAGATATGGTGTGGTGTAGTTGGAGTGGTCAATGACAAAGGGTACAAGTGACGCGACTGTATAGTGGCCTGAAAACATTccctgtaaagtgcgtaaaatacatACCTAAATAATATTGTGGTAAT
This genomic window contains:
- the LOC135918967 gene encoding uncharacterized protein isoform X2, with product MRVLAALLLATCAVAGVTALATRHRVKHEIAPLCDNNIDQHARLDRLVDRIRSRLRDEEPFALPADIAPLRLHDGVLWGLSNFELRHPPQLVCGNGYANLTMLIGLVQPHVRYRWNFTPIPGVTGQFIAHADRATVDIFLQAPLDSPNAKASIKSLKVTELSQIWVKVPSVPVVSWVASQIGNLGTMINRKNLKKFLQENLRASIQKTLDKEPL
- the LOC135918967 gene encoding uncharacterized protein isoform X1, which codes for MTFDEVCATKSDGLHGVADNVRNQLRQLTRSTLDAWRPSPLADSDRLQGHRGRHSALKTAMRVLAALLLATCAVAGVTALATRHRVKHEIAPLCDNNIDQHARLDRLVDRIRSRLRDEEPFALPADIAPLRLHDGVLWGLSNFELRHPPQLVCGNGYANLTMLIGLVQPHVRYRWNFTPIPGVTGQFIAHADRATVDIFLQAPLDSPNAKASIKSLKVTELSQIWVKVPSVPVVSWVASQIGNLGTMINRKNLKKFLQENLRASIQKTLDKEPL